A genomic stretch from Erigeron canadensis isolate Cc75 chromosome 9, C_canadensis_v1, whole genome shotgun sequence includes:
- the LOC122583070 gene encoding ankyrin repeat domain-containing protein 13C-like, with translation METIDVALYSHSPVHKAVLTKDYASLKKIIAGLPRLIDPSEIRTESVSIAEEAKADVISTVIDRRDVPNRDTPLHLAVKLSDIAATEMLMLAGADWSLQNEQGWSALQEAICNHEELIAKVIIKQYQPKAWAKWCRRLPRLLATMRRMRDFYMEITFQFDSSVIPFISRIAPSDTYKIWKRGANLRADMTLAGFDGFKIQRADQTVLFLGDGSEDGKVAPGSLCMISHKDKEVMNALDGAGGQPTDAEVNQEVQAMSQTNLFRPGIDVTQAVLVPQMTWRRLEKTEYVGNWKAKVYDMQNVVVSIKSRKVPGAKSDDELFENCNENETDSEELNEILTDEERRQLEAVLKFDSMDHTNEHNNGILEHRLDSFGHRDIPIEDGCSQQNEDNKHEKEKKGWLDGWRKKHTKNSQSQSQAMPARRSMEIVSDGHEKRKVKSLGRRKDGSRESEYKKGLRPILWLSPDFPLHTDELLPLLDILANKVKAIRRLRELLTTKLPQGTFPVKVAIPVIPTIRVLVTFTKFEELQPLEEFSTPPSSPTAADHNLPATTSSLSWLQWIKAPYQHTSSSTSGPTPCIENIQDPFVIPADYTWITAEAKKKKMQEKSRSKKSRTENL, from the exons ATGGAAACCATAGATGTGGCTCTATATTCTCATAGTCCTGTCCATAAAGCTGTATTGACCAAAGATTATGCGAGTCTCAAGAAAATAATTGCAGGTCTCCCACGGCTAATTGACCCATCTGAGATCCGCACTGAGTCTGTCTCGATTGCAGAGGAAGCCAAAGCTGATGTCATCTCAACGGTTATTGACCGACGGGATGTCCCTAACCGTGACACGCCGCTCCATTTAGCCGTTAAACTTAGTGATATTGCTGCCACGGAAATGCTCATGCTGGCGGGTGCAGATTGGAGCTTGCAAAACGAGCAAGGTTGGAGTGCTTTACAAGAAGCTATATGCAACCATGAAGAACTCATTGCTAAAGTTATAATCAAACAGTATCAACCCAAAGCTTGGGCTAAATGGTGTAGAAGGTTGCCTCGGTTATTAGCAACAATGAGAAGAATGCGGGATTTCTACATGGAAATAACGTTCCAGTTTGATAGTTCGGTTATCCCGTTCATTTCCAGAATTGCACCTTCAGATACTTACAAAATTTGGAAACGAGGTGCAAATTTGAGGGCAGATATGACTTTAGCAGGTTTTGACGGTTTCAAAATTCAACGAGCTGATCAAACGGTTTTATTTCTCGGTGATGGTTCTGAAGATGGAAAAGTGGCTCCTGGGTCTCTTTGTATGATTTCACATAAAGATAAAGAAGTGATGAACGCGTTAGATGGTGCAGGTGGGCAACCCACCGATGCAGAGGTGAACCAGGAGGTTCAAGCCATGTCTCAGACTAATCTATTTAGGCCTGGGATTGATGTTACTCAAGCAGTTCTTGTGCCGCAGATGACATGGAGACGGTTAGAGAAAACAGAATATGTCGGGAATTGGAAGGCAAAAGTTTACGATATGCAAAATGTTGTTGTAAGTATAAAATCCCGCAAAGTCCCTGGGGCTAAATCAGATGATGAGTTATTTGAAAATTGTAATGAGAATGAAACCGATAGTGAAGAGCTCAATGAAATATTGACCGATGAAGAACGTAGACAGCTCGAAGCAGTGTTAAAGTTCGATTCTATGGATCACACCAATGAACACAACAATGGGATACTTGAGCATAGACTAGATAGTTTTGGCCATCGAGATATCCCGATTGAAGATGGTTGTAGTCAACAAAATGAGGATAATAAGcatgaaaaggaaaagaaaggatgGCTTGACGGATGGAGGAAGAAGCATACTAAGAatagtcaaagtcaaagtcaagcCATGCCCGCAAGGCGTTCCATGGAGATAGTTTCTGACGGGCATGAAAAGAGAAAGGTTAAAAGTCTGGGTAGGCGAAAAGATGGAAGCCGTGAGAGTGAGTATAAGAAAGGGTTGAGGCCAATTCTTTGGCTCTCCCCCGACTTTCCATTGCATACGGACGAACTCTTGCCTTTACTGGATATTCTGGCAAATAAAGTGAAGGCGATACGGAGATTAAGAGAATTGCTCACGACAAAACTTCCACAGGGCACATTTCCTGTTAAG GTTGCCATACCGGTGATTCCCACAATAAGGGTATTGGTGACTTTCACAAAGTTTGAAGAATTACAGCCCTTGGAAGAATTTTCAACCCCACCTTCGAGTCCTACAGCCGCAGACCATAATCTCCCTGCAACCACAAGCTCATTATCTTGGCTTCAATGGATTAAAGCTCCTTATCAACACACCAGCTCTTCAACGAGCGGTCCAACTCCATGTATAGAAAACATTCAAGACCCATTTGTGATTCCTGCTGATTACACATGGATCACAGCCGAagcaaagaagaagaaaatgcaAGAGAAGAGTAGATCCAAGAAATCAAGAACTGAAAACTTGTAA